One genomic window of Pecten maximus chromosome 3, xPecMax1.1, whole genome shotgun sequence includes the following:
- the LOC117323751 gene encoding CAAX prenyl protease 2-like, which produces MAPIVFVAIAGWQSVMLCLLFACIYVGSLYIWTDALHKNRDDPVTIKRRFMSVGVISVIIPLLLRCFGTYSENEEAHDLVVWLGIRFHGFLPALLFPLVLTMVLFLGPLGLHYMDGVFRIYLEPRYWTNSLKNLTWIRNHIVAPFSEEFIFRACMLPLLVPSFGEGYSVFICPLFFGVAHIHHMIDRVIQGHQPVGDAVKQTVFQMFYTTMFGAYSAFLFLRTGHLIAPVIAHAFCNHMGFPSFKEALSYPKPTRSKLVACFVAGLLSWIALVFPVTSPFLYANDVYNL; this is translated from the exons ATGGCGCCTATCGTGTTTGTTGCAATTGCGGGATGGCAATCAGTTATGTTATGCCTGTTGTTCGCATGTATATACGTTGGTAGCTTGTATATTTGGACAGACGCTTTACATAAAAACag AGATGATCCAGTGACAATCAAGAGAAGATTTATGAGTGTCGGTGTTATATCTGTGATCATTCCATTGTTATTAAGGTGCTTTGGAACATATTCTGAGAATGAAGAG GCCCATGACCTGGTGGTGTGGCTGGGCATTAGGTTCCATGGATTCCTTCCAGCACTACTGTTTCCATTAGTTCTGACAATG GTCCTTTTCCTGGGCCCGCTAGGACTTCATTATATGGACGGAGTTTTCCGAATCTATCTTG AACCGAGGTACTGGACCAATAGTTTGAAGAACTTAACCTGGATCAGGAATCATATTGTG GCACCTTTTTCAGAGGAGTTCATCTTCAGAGCGTGCATGTTACCATTATTAGTTCCTAGCTTTGGTGAAGGATATTCAGTTTTCATCTGTCCACTTTTCTTTGGAGTTG CACATATACATCACATGATTGACAGAGTTATACAAGGCCATCAGCCAGTAGGGGATGCAGTCAAACAAACAG TCTTTCAGATGTTTTATACAACCATGTTTGGAGCATATTCCGCTTTTCTATTCTTAAGAACAG GTCACCTGATAGCACCAGTGATAGCCCATGCATTCTGTAATCACATGGGATTCCCGTCCTTCAAAGAAGCCCTCAGCTACCCAAAGCCAACGCGTTCCAAACTTGTCGCCTGTTTTGTTGCCGGACTTTTATCGTGGATAGCCCTAGTGTTTCCTGTCACCTCACCATTCTTGTATGCCAATGATGTCTACAACTTGTAA
- the LOC117323750 gene encoding sarcoplasmic reticulum histidine-rich calcium-binding protein-like: MKATYMLAALSVLILVIFVNAADEEQKEKKLDPETLDYAKGSVCGYCEYCQFCELCDSDCPCETSPSQPNCKMCKYCKFCYLCSAVCDTVCKPGGILDKVSSAIVSALPIHDKEEIDKDLDSVSDWIAKEKRDEL, encoded by the exons ATGAAAGCTACATACATGTTAGCAGCACTGTCTGTGCTCATTCTGGTCATATTCGTCAATGCAGCAGATGAGgaacagaaagaaaaaaaattagaccCCGAAACGCTTGATTATGCAAAAGGATCGGTGTGCGGTTATTGTGAATACTGCCAG TTTTGTGAGCTCTGTGATTCGGACTGTCCATGTGAAACAAGTCCTTCTCAACCCAACTGTAAAATGTGCAAG TACTGTAAATTCTGCTACCTTTGCTCAGCAGTCTGTGATACAGTTTGTAAACCAG GTGGCATATTAGACAAAGTGTCCTCTGCTATAGTGAG TGCTCTACCTATCCATGACAAAGAGGAGATAGACAAGGATTTGGATTCTGTGTCTGACTGGATAGCTAAGGAGAAGAGAGACGAGTTGTAA